A window of Fusobacterium sp. contains these coding sequences:
- a CDS encoding Appr-1-p processing protein, giving the protein MNKIHYLKGDAVYPQAKGNIIIAHICNDIGVWGRGFVVALSARWIAPEIEYLIWRKEGNDFSLGNVQFVKVTTAVTVANMIAQHDIISKNGVPPIRYDALEICLEKITQRAVELEASIHMPRIGSGFAGGSWKVIEDIILKAIISKYIEVYIYDL; this is encoded by the coding sequence ATGAATAAAATACATTATTTAAAAGGAGATGCAGTGTATCCTCAGGCAAAAGGAAATATTATCATTGCTCATATATGTAATGATATAGGAGTATGGGGAAGAGGTTTTGTTGTTGCTCTTTCAGCCAGATGGATAGCTCCTGAAATTGAGTATCTCATATGGCGTAAAGAAGGAAATGACTTTTCTCTTGGAAATGTCCAGTTTGTAAAAGTTACTACTGCTGTAACAGTCGCCAATATGATTGCTCAACATGATATCATATCAAAAAATGGTGTCCCTCCTATCAGATATGATGCTCTTGAAATATGTTTAGAAAAAATAACACAAAGAGCTGTTGAGTTGGAAGCTTCTATACATATGCCAAGAATAGGAAGTGGTTTTGCTGGAGGAAGCTGGAAAGTTATTGAAGATATTATTCTTAAAGCAATTATTTCTAAGTATATTGAAGTTTATATATATGATTTATAA